The nucleotide sequence ACCTGGCAGTACGGCGCAAGGCCGGGATGGATTTACTGGTGCAACGCTTCAGTGCCGAACTCAAGCGTTTCAAGCGCGAACCGGCCTATGCCGAGCTGAGCGCTCGCTATGGCGCCACGCCAGCCGGTGCAAGGCTGAAATAAACCGTTGAGCAGCAGGAAAGCGGCGCACGGCGTTTGCTCTGTTATACTCCCGCCTTCCCGCCAGGCTCACGCCCGGACGCCCGGTCTTGCAAAAGGCATCCCGACACCGCTACAGCGCAGCTTCCAGCCAGCGCGAGCCTTGTCCGGAGCTGTCTTCCAGACCCGGCAGGACCGGACGGGGTGACGTCTTTTTGAACGTCATTCGCGCCAGGCAAGACTATCCCATTGGGCCAGGCCCTCACTAAAACAGGATTACTCATGTCCTTTGCTTCCCTCGGTCTCTCCGAGGCTTTAGTCGGCGCCATCGAAGCCGCCGGCTACACCGAGCCTACCCCGGTGCAACAGCGGGCCATTCCCGCCGTGTTGCAAGGTCGCGACCTGATGGTCGCAGCGCAGACAGGTACTGGTAAAACCGGCGGTTTCGCCCTCCCGATCCTGGAGCGGCTGTTCCCCAACGGTCACCCGGACAAATCCCAGCGTCACGGCCCGCGCCAACCACGCGTACTGGTCCTGACCCCGACCCGGGAACTGGCTGCCCAGGTCCACGAGAGCTTCAAGATCTACGCCCGTGACCTGAAATTCGTCAGCGCCTGCATTTTCGGCGGCGTCGGCATGAATCCCCAGGTCCAGGCCATGGCCCGCGGCGTCGACGTACTGGTGGCCTGCCCCGGCCGCCTGCTGGACCTGGCCGGCCAGGGCAGCGTCGATCTGTCCCACGTCGAAATCCTCGTTCTGGACGAAGCCGACCGCATGCTCGACATGGGCTTTGTCCATGACGTGAAGAAAGTTCTCGCCCGCCTGCCCGCCAAGCGTCAGAACCTGCTGTTTTCGGCAACGTTCTCCAAAGACATCACCGACCTGGCCGGCAAGCTGCTGCACAACCCGGAACGCATCGAAGTCACGCCGCCGAACACCACGGTCGAGCGCATCGAACAGCGCGTGTTCCGCCTGCCGGCCAGCCATAAGCGCAGCCTGCTGGCGCACCTGATCACCACCGGCGCCTGGGAACAGGTCCTGGTGTTCACCCGCACCAAGCATGGCGCCAACCGCCTGGCCGAGTACCTGGACAAGCATGGCCTGCCGGCTGTTGCGATCCACGGCAACAAGAGCCAGAACGCCCGCACCAAGGCCCTGGCCGACTTCAAGGCCGGCGAAGTGCGGATCCTGGTTGCCACCGACATCGCCGCCCGCGGCCTGGACATCGACCAGTTGCCCCACGTGGTCAACTTCGAGCTGCCGAACGTCGATGAAGACTACGTGCACCGTATCGGTCGTACCGGCCGGGCCGGTCGCTCGGGCGAAGCGATCTCGCTGGTCGCGCCGGACGAAGAGAAGCTGCTCAAGAGCATCGAGCGCATGACCCGGCAGAAGATTCCTGACGGCGACCTGATGGGCTTTGATGCCAGCACCATCGAGGCCGAGAAGCCTGAAGTGCGTGAGCGTCCGGACGTGCGCAACCCGCGCAATCCCCGTGGTCCGCGGGGCGACGGTCCGAATGGCGGCGGTGGCGGTCGCAAGGACAAGGGCAAGGACAAAGGCAAGGAAAAGCCGGCCGGCAGCAGTCGTGGCGAACGCCCGGCGCGCGAGCAGAAGCCTCGCGAAGGTACACCAGCCCGTGAGCAACAGCGCCCAGCCCCGCGTGCCGCTGCTGATCGCGCCCCGGATGAGTTCCTGGACGACGATGTCGACAACTTCGGCAACCGCGTAGACTACGTACCGCAGCAGAAACCGGCCCAGGGTCGTGGTCGCCGTCCGGGTGCCCCAGCACAAGGCGCGGGCGCAGGTGCTCCCCGTGGTCAGTCCCAGGGGCGCCAAAACGGTCCGCGCAACAGCAACGGCTCGTCCACCGGTACCCCGCCAGCCAAGCGCAACGGCCCACGCAACGGAGGCCCTCGTGACGGTCAGGCGCGGCGCGAAGACTCCCGCCCTCGTCGCCCGGCCCGCGATGACCAGGCGAGCCAGGAACCTGCGGTGCAGAACCCTCGCGGCAACCAGCCGAAAATCATGCACAAGGAATCGAAGCTCGATCGTTTCCCGACGCCTGAGCAACTGGACCAACTGCCAAGCCGCCCACGGGGCGAAAAACCTGCGTTGCTGACCCGCAATCGCTGAGTTTTTCCAAACCATGAAATGCCCCTGCTCTCACGATCAGGGGCATTTTTTTGGTCACCACAAATCCCCTGTGGGAGCGAGCCTGCTCGCGATAGCAATCCGACTGACTGACGCATCGCTATCGCGAGCAGGCTCGCTCCCACATCCGCGCAATAAAAAACGCCCCTGATCGCAAGATCGGGGGCGTTTTTTGTCAGACGCGCATGTTACTTCGCTTTGACACCTTCAAAGCTGACGTACAGCTCGACCGCGTCGGACGCCGGGCCCAGGTCTTTTTGCTTGCCGAAGTCGGAACGCTTGATGCTGGTGGTACCTTCGAAACCGGCACGGTAGCCGCCCCATGGATCCTTGCCTTCGCCCAGGAACGTGGCCTTGACCACCACTGGCTTGGTCACGCCCAGCAGGGTCAGGTCGCCGGTGACGTCGGCAGTTTCCTTGCCATCGGCGTTTTTGCCGGTGGATTTGACGCTGGTGGAAACGAAGGTGGCCTTGGCGAACTTGCCCGCGTTCAGGAAGTCGGCGCTGGCGATGTGCTTGTCACGTTCGGCGTGGTTGGTGAACACGCTGGCGGTGTTGACGTTGAACTCAACCTTGCTGTCTTCAGGCTTGGCCGCGTCGAAGCTGAACTTGCCGTCGATGTCCTTGAAAGTACCGGTGATGTAGCTGTAGCCCAGGTGGCTGATCTTGAAGTCGACGAAGGCGTGCTGGCCTTCCTTGTCGACCACGTAGTCGGCAGCCATGGCCTGGCCGGCCGACAACAGTGCAGAACCGATTGCCAGGGCGGCGAGCGTCTTTTTCAACATGCTTTCTATTCCTTTGGAGTCTAGGTTGAACATCAGGCTTGGCGCCCCAGCATTCGCTTGAGGGTCGCGTCACGGTCGATAAAATGGTGTTTCAGTGCTGCCAATGCATGAAGGCCGGAGAAAACGACCAGCGCCCATGCCAGGTACAGGTGGATCTGGCCGGCGACGTCTGCCTGATCGGGCAGTCCGGACACCAGCGCGGGTACTTCAAACAAACCGAACACCGGAATCCCGACACCGTCTGCGGTGGAAATCAGGTAACCGGCAACCATCACGGCGAACAACCCGAGATACAGGGCACTATGGCCGAGCTTTGCACTCACACGGGTCATGCGCCCATAGGTTTCCAGGGTCGGCGGCGGTGGGCTGACAAAACGCCAGATCACCCGCAGCAGCATCAACGCCAGCAGCACCAGGCCGATGCTTTTGTGCAGGTCCGGCGCGTCTTTGCGCCAGGTGCTGTAGTAATCCAGTCCGACCATCCACAGCCCCAGGGCGAACAGCCCGTACACCACCAGCGCAACGCCCCAGTGCATGACGATGCTGACCCAGCCATAGCGAGAAGAAGAGTTGCGTAGCTGCATTGCTCATATCCTGTAAAAACTGCGACCAAGACTAGCGAGTTATCTATCGATTTAAAGCGGAAATTTTTGCTTTGAAATATCGAGAAATACGATCATCAGTCTGGGTGGGGTGGGTTAAGGAAAGATTAAAGGGAATACGATTCGTGTTATGACGTGTGTCAGGGACGGCCTCATCGCGAGCAAGCTCGCTCCCACATTGGATGGCGATGTCTGGTAGAACATGACCTCTTGTGGGAGCGAGCTTGCTCGCGATAGGCGGACAGACAGGCAAAAAAAAGCGCGGCTGATACGCCGCGCTTTTTTATCACCCGAGCCTTTTACTGAGCCTTGGTCTCAGTCGTCGCCGGCGTTGTTGCGGCCGGTTTCTTCACCGGCGTTGCTTTCTTCACTGGGGCTTTCTTGGCTGGAGTCTTCGCCGCAGGCTTTTTAGCGGCCGGCTTGGCGACCGTTTTTTTCGCCGGTTCAACCTTCGCCGGGGCTGCAGGGGCCGGCGGTTCTACCGAAACTGGCGCGGGAGCGGGAGCAGGCGCCGGTGCTGGCGGAGTGACCGGTTCGGGTGCCTTGACCGGCTCTGGCTTCTTCTCGTCATCCGAACCACCAAACAGGTTGCTGAAGAAGTTGCCTTTCTTCGCCGCCACCGCACCCGCGGCAGCCGCCGTTGCGGCCGGTACGACCTTGGCCGGTTCGAACGACTTGCCCGCCGCCAGGTCCTGTACCTGGCTGGCCGCCCGCTGACCGCTGCGCAACGCGCCTTCCAGGGTGCCCGGGTACAAGGCGTCAGTGTGTTCGCCGGCAAAGGCTACACGCTGCAATGGTTTTTCCCACAGCCGCCAGTACTTGCTGATCTGGCCCGGACCAAAGGCCAGGTACGAACCGCCCATGGACGGGTCGGTGCTGTAGCGGCGGATTTCGTAACCGGTGAAGGCCCCACGGGCCTGTGGATAGAACGCGTGCAGGCGGATCAGCACCTGGTCGACCATCTGCTTGTCGCCAAAAGCCTGCATCACCCGGGCATTGTCGCCCGAGAGGTTGATGATCACATTGGCACCGCCCTTCAGGGCCGGCTCGATCCACATCATGCCCAGGCCGGTGTTGCTGAAAATCTCACCCGACATGCGCGCCTTGCTGTCCCAGACCGGGGTCTTGAACTTGAGCATGATCTGGTCGCGCCAGCCATAGTTGGTGCCCTTGATCGCGCCAAGGTGCTGGGCGTCCAGGGCCGGGGTCAGCTGGATCTTGTTCAGGGCGCGCAGCGGCACGGCCAGCACCACGTAATCGGCCTGGTAGCCGACACTGCCGACCTTGACGGTCACGCCGTCCTTGTCCTGGGAAATGGCCGACACCGGAGAATCGGTCTTGATGGTTTTCAGCTGCTTGAGGAAAGCCTGGGCCAGCACCTGGCTGCCGCCGAGCAGGCGCGAAGCCCGCAGGTCACGGTCGGAGACGCCGCGATTGACGCGGTTCTGCTGTGCGAAATACAGCAGCGACAGCCGCGAAGGCTCGTCATAACGGGTACGAATCTCCTGATTCACCAGTTGCCGTGCGGTGGCCGGCAGTTGCAGGCGATCGAGCCAGGCGGACACGGTCATCTGGTCCAGTGCGTGCAACGTACTGGTGGCCGTCGGATTCAGCGGGTCTTCGATGGAGCGCGCCAGATCGTCCAGGGTGGTTTCGTAGCGCTTGATGGCTTCGGCGGTGGCCGGCTGCTTGGCGACCAGATCCGCGGCGGTGAAGTAGGTGCCGTCGATCAGGTAGCTGGGAGTGCGCACGAACTCGGGTGCCGGAGTGGTGCCCAGCTTGAAGGTCGAGACGTATTTGTTCAGCACCGGCTGAGTCTTTTCATTGCCGATCCATTCACTGGTGGCCATGCCCGAACGACCGCCCACGCTGGGCTTGGCTTCCAGCAGGGTCACCGCCCAGCCCTTGTTCTGCAACTCATAGGCCGCCGTGAGCCCCGCCAGACCGCCACCGATGACGATGGCCGTCGGTTGCTTGTCCTTCGCCAGCGCCGTAACGCTGAACAGCCCTATCACCACCAGCGCACAAGCGCGCAGCCAACCAGCAGACATTCAGCGAACTCCGGAATAAAACAGGAAAAATTTCAGTTTTCGGACCAGGCGGCCCTGAGAACCGCGAAGAATACGTCAGCCATCAAAACGCCGCCAGCGACGTCTATCGCCTCGCTACAACGACAATGGGTTGTCCCCGGGGCCGCCATTGCATAGGCTTGCCCGATTGTTTTGCCCGCGCCCGCCGCGAGCCGCCTCGAGGAGACTGTAGATGGGCCTGAATAACCAGTGGATGCAACGCGACCTCGCGGTGCTGTGGCATCCCTGCACCCAGATGAAAGACCACGAACAACTGCCACTGATCCCCATCAAGCGCGGTGAGGGCGTGTGGCTGGAAGACTTCGAAGGCAAGCGTTACCTCGACGCCGTCAGCTCCTGGTGGGTCAACGTGTTCGGCCACGCCAACCCACGCATCAACCAGCGGATCAAGGACCAGGTCGACCAGTTGGAGCACGTGATCCTCGCCGGTTTCAGCCATCAGCCCGTGATCGAGCTGTCCGAGCGCCTGGTGAAGATGACGCCGGAAGGCCTGACACGGTGCTTCTACGCCGATAACGGCTCGTCCTGCATCGAAGTGGCGATGAAGATGAGTTTTCATTACTGGGTCAACCGCGGTCGACCCGACAAGAAGCGCTTCGTCACCCTGAGCAATAGCTACCACGGCGAAACCATCGCGGCGATGTCGGTGGGCGACGTGCCGCTGTTCACCGAAACCTACAAGGCATTGCTGCTGGACACCCTCAAGGTGCCGAGCCCCGACTGCTACCATCGTCCCGAGGGCATGGGCTGGGAGGAGCACTCGCGCACGATGTTCGCCGCCATGGAACAGACCCTCGCCGAACATCACGCCACCGTGGCGGCGGTGATCGTCGAGCCGCTGATCCAGGGCGCCGGCGGCATGCGCATGTACCATCCGGTGTACCTGAAGCTGCTGCGCGAAGCCTGCGACCGCTATGGCGTGCACCTGATCCATGACGAAATCGCCGTCGGCTTCGGCCGTACCGGGACGATGTTCGCCTGCGAGCAGGCCGGCATCACGCCGGACTTCCTCTGCCTGTCCAAGGCCCTGACCGGCGGTTACCTGCCGCTGGCGGCGTGCCTGACCACCGATGAGGTCTACAGCGCGTTCTACGACGACTACCCGACCCTGCGCGCCTTCCTGCATTCCCACAGCTACACCGGTAACCCGCTGGCCTGTGCGGCGGCCCTGGCGACGCTGGATATCTTCGAAGAAGACCACGTCATCGAAAACAACAAGGCGCTGGCCCAGCGCATGGCGAGCGCCACCGCGCACCTGGCCGATCACCCGAACGTGGCCGAAGTGCGCCAGACCGGCATGGTGCTGGCCATCGAGATGGTCAAGGACAAGGCGAGCAAGACCGCCTATCCCTGGCAGGAGCGCCGCGGCCTGAGCGTGTTCCAGCACGCCCTGGAGCGCGGTGCGTTGCTGCGGCCGCTGGGCAGCGTGGTGTATTTCCTGCCGCCCTATGTCATCACTCCGGAGCAGATCGATTTCCTCGCCGAAGTCGCCAGCGAAGGTATCGATATCGCCACGCGGGACACGGTCAGCGTGGCGGTGCCGAAGGACTTTCATCCGGGCTACCGTGATCCGGGCTGAAACCCCGATGCTCCAGTTGGAACACTGTTGTGGC is from Pseudomonas sp. B21-056 and encodes:
- a CDS encoding DEAD/DEAH box helicase; translation: MSFASLGLSEALVGAIEAAGYTEPTPVQQRAIPAVLQGRDLMVAAQTGTGKTGGFALPILERLFPNGHPDKSQRHGPRQPRVLVLTPTRELAAQVHESFKIYARDLKFVSACIFGGVGMNPQVQAMARGVDVLVACPGRLLDLAGQGSVDLSHVEILVLDEADRMLDMGFVHDVKKVLARLPAKRQNLLFSATFSKDITDLAGKLLHNPERIEVTPPNTTVERIEQRVFRLPASHKRSLLAHLITTGAWEQVLVFTRTKHGANRLAEYLDKHGLPAVAIHGNKSQNARTKALADFKAGEVRILVATDIAARGLDIDQLPHVVNFELPNVDEDYVHRIGRTGRAGRSGEAISLVAPDEEKLLKSIERMTRQKIPDGDLMGFDASTIEAEKPEVRERPDVRNPRNPRGPRGDGPNGGGGGRKDKGKDKGKEKPAGSSRGERPAREQKPREGTPAREQQRPAPRAAADRAPDEFLDDDVDNFGNRVDYVPQQKPAQGRGRRPGAPAQGAGAGAPRGQSQGRQNGPRNSNGSSTGTPPAKRNGPRNGGPRDGQARREDSRPRRPARDDQASQEPAVQNPRGNQPKIMHKESKLDRFPTPEQLDQLPSRPRGEKPALLTRNR
- a CDS encoding YceI family protein, which encodes MLKKTLAALAIGSALLSAGQAMAADYVVDKEGQHAFVDFKISHLGYSYITGTFKDIDGKFSFDAAKPEDSKVEFNVNTASVFTNHAERDKHIASADFLNAGKFAKATFVSTSVKSTGKNADGKETADVTGDLTLLGVTKPVVVKATFLGEGKDPWGGYRAGFEGTTSIKRSDFGKQKDLGPASDAVELYVSFEGVKAK
- a CDS encoding cytochrome b, producing MQLRNSSSRYGWVSIVMHWGVALVVYGLFALGLWMVGLDYYSTWRKDAPDLHKSIGLVLLALMLLRVIWRFVSPPPPTLETYGRMTRVSAKLGHSALYLGLFAVMVAGYLISTADGVGIPVFGLFEVPALVSGLPDQADVAGQIHLYLAWALVVFSGLHALAALKHHFIDRDATLKRMLGRQA
- a CDS encoding flavin monoamine oxidase family protein; amino-acid sequence: MSAGWLRACALVVIGLFSVTALAKDKQPTAIVIGGGLAGLTAAYELQNKGWAVTLLEAKPSVGGRSGMATSEWIGNEKTQPVLNKYVSTFKLGTTPAPEFVRTPSYLIDGTYFTAADLVAKQPATAEAIKRYETTLDDLARSIEDPLNPTATSTLHALDQMTVSAWLDRLQLPATARQLVNQEIRTRYDEPSRLSLLYFAQQNRVNRGVSDRDLRASRLLGGSQVLAQAFLKQLKTIKTDSPVSAISQDKDGVTVKVGSVGYQADYVVLAVPLRALNKIQLTPALDAQHLGAIKGTNYGWRDQIMLKFKTPVWDSKARMSGEIFSNTGLGMMWIEPALKGGANVIINLSGDNARVMQAFGDKQMVDQVLIRLHAFYPQARGAFTGYEIRRYSTDPSMGGSYLAFGPGQISKYWRLWEKPLQRVAFAGEHTDALYPGTLEGALRSGQRAASQVQDLAAGKSFEPAKVVPAATAAAAGAVAAKKGNFFSNLFGGSDDEKKPEPVKAPEPVTPPAPAPAPAPAPVSVEPPAPAAPAKVEPAKKTVAKPAAKKPAAKTPAKKAPVKKATPVKKPAATTPATTETKAQ
- a CDS encoding adenosylmethionine--8-amino-7-oxononanoate transaminase, encoding MGLNNQWMQRDLAVLWHPCTQMKDHEQLPLIPIKRGEGVWLEDFEGKRYLDAVSSWWVNVFGHANPRINQRIKDQVDQLEHVILAGFSHQPVIELSERLVKMTPEGLTRCFYADNGSSCIEVAMKMSFHYWVNRGRPDKKRFVTLSNSYHGETIAAMSVGDVPLFTETYKALLLDTLKVPSPDCYHRPEGMGWEEHSRTMFAAMEQTLAEHHATVAAVIVEPLIQGAGGMRMYHPVYLKLLREACDRYGVHLIHDEIAVGFGRTGTMFACEQAGITPDFLCLSKALTGGYLPLAACLTTDEVYSAFYDDYPTLRAFLHSHSYTGNPLACAAALATLDIFEEDHVIENNKALAQRMASATAHLADHPNVAEVRQTGMVLAIEMVKDKASKTAYPWQERRGLSVFQHALERGALLRPLGSVVYFLPPYVITPEQIDFLAEVASEGIDIATRDTVSVAVPKDFHPGYRDPG